A single region of the Marinobacter salinus genome encodes:
- a CDS encoding isocitrate lyase, with amino-acid sequence MPYAQDVDQIASILKQNPTWNAINPKHAARMRAQNKFKTGLDIAKYTAKIMREDMANYDNDTSQYTQSLGCWHGFIGQQKMLSIKKHFGTTKRRYLYLSGWMVAALRSEFGPLPDQSMHEKTAVSGLIEELYTFLRQADAWELNHLFRALEEAENAGDNAKAEELIKQIDNHETHIVPIIADIDAGFGNAEATYLLAKKMIEAGACCIQIENQVSDEKQCGHQDGKVTVPHADFLSKINAVRLAFLELGVDDGVIVARTDSLGAGLTQKIAVTDEPGDLGDQYNSFIDGEVIEKAEDINNGDVVIKQNGQLVRPKRLASGLFQFKPGTGEDRVILDCITSLQNGADLLWIETEKPHVGQIAAMVNRIKEVVPDAKLVYNNSPSFNWTLNFRQQVFDAWKEEGKDVSAYDRAKLMSEEYDNTELGQLADEWCRNFQRDGSREAGIFHHLITLPTYHTAALSTDNLAKGYFGDEGMLAYVAGVQRKEIRQGIATVKHQDMAGSNIGDDHKEFFAGEAALKAGGKDNTMNQFG; translated from the coding sequence ATGCCCTACGCACAAGACGTTGACCAGATTGCTTCCATCCTGAAGCAGAATCCGACCTGGAATGCCATCAACCCGAAGCACGCCGCTCGCATGCGCGCCCAGAACAAGTTCAAGACTGGTCTGGACATCGCCAAGTACACCGCCAAGATCATGCGCGAAGACATGGCGAACTACGACAACGACACTTCCCAGTACACGCAGTCCCTGGGTTGCTGGCACGGATTTATCGGCCAACAGAAGATGCTGTCCATCAAGAAGCACTTCGGCACTACCAAGCGCCGCTACCTGTACCTGTCTGGCTGGATGGTTGCCGCCCTGCGTTCCGAGTTTGGCCCGCTGCCTGACCAGTCCATGCACGAGAAGACGGCTGTATCCGGTCTGATCGAAGAGCTGTACACCTTCCTGCGCCAGGCGGATGCCTGGGAACTGAACCACCTGTTCCGTGCCCTGGAAGAAGCCGAGAACGCTGGCGACAACGCCAAGGCTGAAGAGCTGATCAAGCAGATCGACAACCACGAGACTCACATAGTGCCGATCATTGCCGACATCGACGCCGGTTTTGGTAACGCTGAAGCGACCTACCTGCTGGCCAAGAAGATGATCGAAGCCGGTGCCTGCTGCATCCAGATCGAAAACCAGGTGTCTGATGAGAAGCAGTGTGGTCACCAGGATGGCAAGGTTACCGTGCCGCACGCTGACTTCCTGTCCAAGATCAATGCCGTTCGTCTGGCGTTCCTGGAACTGGGTGTTGATGACGGGGTTATCGTGGCCCGTACCGACTCCCTGGGCGCAGGCCTGACCCAGAAAATCGCCGTCACCGACGAGCCGGGCGATCTGGGCGACCAGTACAATAGCTTCATCGATGGTGAAGTTATCGAGAAGGCTGAAGACATTAACAACGGCGACGTTGTGATCAAGCAGAACGGTCAGCTGGTTCGTCCGAAGCGCCTGGCCTCTGGCCTGTTCCAGTTCAAACCGGGCACTGGTGAAGACCGTGTTATCCTGGACTGTATCACTAGCCTGCAGAACGGTGCAGACCTGCTGTGGATCGAAACCGAGAAGCCCCACGTTGGCCAGATCGCTGCCATGGTTAACCGCATCAAGGAAGTGGTTCCCGACGCCAAGCTGGTCTACAACAACAGCCCGTCCTTCAACTGGACTCTGAACTTCCGTCAGCAGGTATTCGACGCATGGAAGGAAGAAGGCAAGGACGTATCTGCGTACGATCGCGCCAAGCTGATGAGCGAAGAGTACGACAACACCGAGCTGGGTCAGCTGGCTGACGAGTGGTGCCGTAACTTCCAGCGTGATGGTTCACGCGAAGCCGGGATCTTCCACCACCTGATCACCCTGCCGACCTACCACACCGCGGCTCTGTCTACCGACAACCTGGCCAAAGGCTACTTCGGTGACGAAGGCATGCTGGCCTACGTTGCCGGTGTTCAGCGCAAGGAAATCCGTCAGGGTATCGCCACCGTTAAGCACCAGGATATGGCTGGTTCCAACATCGGTGACGACCACAAGGAATTCTTCGCTGGTGAAGCCGCGCTGAAGGCCGGTGGTAAAGACAACACCATGAACCAGTTCGGTTAA